One window of uncultured Trichococcus sp. genomic DNA carries:
- a CDS encoding purine-nucleoside phosphorylase → MTNDQNNVRIAAEFLEEKGLLEPEFGLILGSGLGELAEEITDAIAIPYEEIPYFPSSTVEGHKGQLVYGNLSGKKVIAMQGRFHFYEGYGLEAVTFPIRVMKQLGVHSLALTNAAGGISYAFTPGDLMLITDHINLTGQNPLIGPNDPAQGPRFTDMSQAYDADYQEKIKQVASEMGLDLKEGVYLGLTGPTYETPAEIRMCRVLGADAVGMSTVPEAIVARHAGLRIFGVSCITNLASGMQATLNHEEVVETTTRVKETFKALLKNVLAAL, encoded by the coding sequence ATGACAAACGATCAAAACAATGTGCGGATAGCCGCCGAATTTTTGGAAGAAAAAGGCTTATTGGAACCTGAATTCGGTCTGATCTTGGGTTCGGGCTTAGGCGAATTGGCCGAAGAAATCACGGATGCGATTGCAATCCCCTATGAGGAAATCCCTTATTTCCCTTCATCGACGGTTGAAGGGCACAAGGGCCAACTTGTATACGGAAACCTGAGCGGAAAAAAAGTCATCGCCATGCAAGGGCGCTTTCATTTCTATGAGGGCTACGGGCTCGAAGCGGTCACTTTTCCGATCAGAGTAATGAAACAACTTGGTGTCCATTCCTTGGCGCTGACCAATGCGGCAGGAGGCATCAGTTATGCCTTCACGCCAGGGGATCTGATGCTGATTACGGATCACATCAATCTGACGGGACAGAATCCGTTGATCGGTCCGAATGATCCCGCGCAAGGGCCGCGCTTTACGGATATGAGCCAAGCCTATGATGCCGATTATCAAGAGAAAATTAAACAAGTCGCTTCGGAGATGGGGTTGGATCTGAAGGAAGGCGTTTATCTCGGGCTGACAGGTCCGACTTATGAAACGCCGGCGGAAATCCGCATGTGCCGGGTGCTGGGTGCAGACGCTGTCGGCATGTCCACAGTGCCGGAAGCCATAGTAGCGCGTCATGCAGGTTTGCGCATTTTTGGTGTTTCCTGTATAACTAATTTAGCATCAGGCATGCAAGCAACCTTAAATCATGAAGAAGTCGTCGAAACGACTACCCGAGTCAAAGAGACGTTCAAGGCCTTATTGAAGAATGTATTGGCTGCCCTGTAA
- the pyk gene encoding pyruvate kinase has product MKKTKIVCTIGPASESVETLVKLMDAGMNVARLNFSHGDFEEHGARIVNIREASKITGKMCAILLDTKGPEIRTNNMKDGIVSLIAGETVRISMTEVEGTKDKFSITYPELINDVVVGNHILLDDGLIDLEVTEIDRENNEIVTLIKNSGILKNKKGVNLPGIKTNFPGITQKDTDDIIFGIENDVDFIAASFVRRASDVLAITEILEKHNATHIQIIPKIENQEGLDNIDEILKVSQGLMVARGDLGVEIPTEEVPIAQKMLIKKCNALGKPVITATQMLDSMQRNPRPTRAEAGDVANAIFDGTDAVMLSGETAAGDYPVEAVTTMATIAIRTEEAIVGQDAFALKAYSNTDMAEAIGQSVGHTARNLNIQTIVAATESGHTARMISKYRPKSHIVAVTFSERQRRGLALSWGVYPFVTEKPDSTDEMMELAAKVAKEEKFAKEGDLIIITAGVPVGERGTTNLMKIQLIGTKLTSGQGIGDKSVIGKAVVALSAEEAIAKATEDCILVLKNSDKDYTPAFEKAAAVIVEAGGLTSHAAVVGIASGIPVIVGAANATTLVEDNELITIDSRRGIIYRGATTTI; this is encoded by the coding sequence ATGAAAAAGACAAAAATTGTATGTACAATCGGACCTGCCAGTGAATCTGTGGAAACACTCGTTAAATTGATGGACGCCGGCATGAACGTTGCCCGCTTGAATTTCTCGCACGGGGACTTTGAAGAACATGGCGCACGTATCGTCAACATCCGCGAAGCATCAAAAATCACCGGCAAAATGTGCGCTATCCTTTTGGATACAAAAGGACCTGAAATCCGTACAAACAACATGAAGGACGGCATCGTGTCGTTGATCGCCGGCGAAACAGTAAGAATCTCCATGACAGAAGTTGAGGGTACGAAAGATAAATTCTCAATCACTTACCCAGAATTGATCAACGATGTTGTTGTCGGAAACCATATCCTATTGGACGACGGCTTGATTGACCTTGAAGTGACTGAAATCGACAGAGAGAACAATGAAATTGTTACCTTGATCAAAAACTCAGGAATCCTGAAAAACAAAAAAGGTGTCAATCTGCCAGGAATCAAAACTAACTTCCCAGGGATTACACAAAAAGATACTGACGATATCATCTTCGGTATCGAAAATGATGTCGATTTCATCGCAGCGAGCTTCGTGCGTCGCGCAAGTGATGTATTGGCAATCACTGAAATCTTAGAAAAACATAATGCAACGCATATCCAAATCATCCCTAAAATCGAAAACCAAGAAGGTCTTGATAACATCGACGAGATCCTGAAAGTTTCTCAAGGTTTGATGGTTGCCCGTGGTGACTTAGGTGTGGAAATCCCAACTGAGGAAGTTCCTATCGCACAAAAAATGTTGATCAAAAAATGTAACGCTTTAGGCAAACCAGTCATCACAGCAACACAAATGCTTGATTCCATGCAACGCAACCCACGTCCTACACGTGCTGAAGCAGGGGACGTTGCCAACGCAATCTTTGACGGAACTGATGCAGTTATGCTATCCGGAGAAACAGCTGCTGGGGATTACCCGGTCGAAGCGGTTACAACAATGGCTACAATCGCAATCCGTACTGAAGAAGCGATCGTTGGACAAGATGCATTTGCTTTGAAAGCATACAGCAACACGGATATGGCTGAAGCAATCGGTCAATCGGTTGGACACACAGCCCGCAACCTTAACATCCAGACAATCGTTGCCGCTACTGAATCTGGACATACAGCGCGCATGATCTCTAAATACCGTCCGAAATCACACATCGTTGCAGTCACTTTCTCGGAGCGTCAAAGACGCGGATTGGCACTTTCATGGGGTGTGTATCCATTCGTAACCGAAAAACCTGATTCAACTGATGAAATGATGGAATTGGCTGCAAAAGTTGCCAAAGAAGAAAAATTCGCTAAAGAAGGCGACTTGATCATCATCACTGCTGGCGTACCAGTAGGCGAACGCGGAACAACAAACTTGATGAAGATCCAATTGATCGGAACCAAATTGACTTCCGGCCAAGGTATCGGCGACAAATCTGTCATCGGTAAAGCTGTTGTGGCTCTTTCAGCTGAGGAAGCAATCGCTAAAGCGACAGAGGACTGCATCTTGGTGTTGAAGAACTCCGATAAAGACTACACGCCTGCATTTGAAAAAGCTGCAGCAGTAATCGTTGAAGCTGGCGGCTTGACAAGTCATGCTGCTGTTGTCGGCATCGCAAGCGGCATCCCGGTAATCGTAGGAGCAGCAAATGCGACTACATTAGTGGAAGACAATGAATTGATCACAATCGATTCTCGTCGCGGCATCATTTATCGCGGTGCAACAACTACCATCTAA
- a CDS encoding response regulator transcription factor encodes MTNSSGKILIVDDEERIRRLLKLYLEKDGYETAEAEDGTTAVEMILNNHYDLVLLDIMLPGMTGIDVAKIVRKEKEIPIMMITARGEENNRVEGFLSGADDYIVKPFSPREVMLRVAAILKRTKPAESESSTIEYPMLKIFPDARKVLVDEVAINLTPKEFELLLYLSKSPEKIFTREVLLKEVWKYEFFGDLRTVDTHVKRLREKLLKQSKPVSKMIVTVWGMGYKFSPNDDQAADDKQ; translated from the coding sequence ATGACAAATTCCAGCGGAAAAATATTGATTGTGGATGACGAAGAGCGCATCCGAAGATTGCTGAAACTCTATCTGGAAAAGGATGGCTACGAAACAGCCGAGGCAGAGGATGGAACAACAGCGGTAGAGATGATCCTGAACAACCATTACGATTTGGTGTTGTTGGATATCATGCTTCCTGGAATGACCGGTATTGACGTAGCCAAAATTGTCCGCAAGGAAAAAGAAATACCGATCATGATGATCACTGCCCGCGGCGAAGAGAACAATCGCGTAGAAGGCTTCTTGTCCGGAGCGGACGACTACATCGTGAAGCCGTTCAGTCCAAGGGAAGTCATGTTGCGGGTCGCAGCCATCCTGAAGCGGACGAAACCGGCGGAATCGGAATCGAGCACAATCGAATATCCGATGCTGAAGATTTTTCCGGATGCCCGAAAAGTGCTGGTTGACGAGGTGGCCATCAATTTGACACCCAAAGAATTTGAGTTGCTGCTTTATCTTTCAAAGTCCCCGGAGAAAATTTTCACGAGGGAAGTTCTATTGAAAGAGGTTTGGAAATACGAATTTTTCGGCGATCTGCGCACAGTCGACACGCACGTCAAGCGGTTGCGTGAAAAACTGTTGAAGCAATCGAAGCCTGTTTCAAAAATGATAGTGACCGTTTGGGGGATGGGTTATAAATTTTCCCCGAATGATGACCAAGCAGCAGACGATAAGCAAT
- a CDS encoding Fur family transcriptional regulator, which produces MTELSLNTIKKQLQEAGFKLTPQREATVSVLLEKEKEHLSAEEIFLLLRLKHPDIGLATVYRTLEILTELNITYKVVFEDGLSRYDLRRTSNEHFHHHLLCIECGNIEEIHEDLLGEVEKDVEARYQFVVKDHRLTFHGICRECQQKLRNK; this is translated from the coding sequence GTGACGGAATTGTCATTAAACACCATCAAAAAACAATTGCAGGAGGCAGGATTCAAGCTCACTCCACAACGAGAAGCGACTGTCAGCGTGCTGCTGGAAAAGGAAAAGGAGCATCTGAGTGCGGAGGAGATTTTCCTGTTATTGCGGCTTAAGCATCCTGATATCGGACTTGCGACGGTCTATCGTACTTTGGAAATCTTGACCGAACTGAACATCACCTATAAAGTTGTGTTTGAAGACGGTTTATCCCGCTACGATTTAAGAAGGACCAGCAATGAACATTTCCATCATCATCTTTTGTGCATCGAATGCGGCAATATCGAGGAAATACACGAGGATTTGTTGGGTGAGGTCGAGAAAGATGTTGAAGCCCGCTATCAATTTGTAGTGAAAGACCATCGATTGACTTTTCATGGTATCTGCCGGGAATGCCAACAAAAATTGAGGAATAAATAG
- a CDS encoding S1-like domain-containing RNA-binding protein, whose product MSKVLGTIITGVIVDENEKSVFVQKDGITYRLDKEESETALKLGDTVKGFVYEGMNKQLRMTLKEPASQVGKYGWGTVVAVRKDLGVFVDIGLDDKEIVVSLDNLPDIKSLWPKKGDRLLIALEQDSKDRLWGIIADEPVFRSISRTPGEELKNKDVTGTVFRLKLVGTFILTDDHYIGFIHPSEREIEPRLGEVVSGRVIGISQHGMLNLSLKPRAHEAISEDAAMILVLLEQSPTHSLPYWDKSDPEAIREYFGISKAQFKRALGHLLKARLIIQEDGHTKLIKKD is encoded by the coding sequence ATGAGTAAAGTACTGGGTACAATCATTACAGGTGTAATCGTGGACGAAAATGAAAAAAGTGTCTTCGTTCAAAAAGACGGCATCACCTACCGATTAGATAAAGAAGAGTCGGAAACGGCATTGAAATTGGGTGACACTGTCAAAGGATTTGTGTACGAAGGGATGAACAAGCAACTGCGCATGACCTTAAAGGAGCCAGCGAGCCAAGTAGGGAAATATGGTTGGGGAACGGTTGTGGCAGTCCGGAAAGACTTGGGCGTGTTTGTGGACATCGGTCTTGACGACAAAGAAATTGTGGTCTCCTTGGATAACCTGCCCGACATCAAATCACTGTGGCCGAAAAAGGGAGATCGGCTTTTGATTGCCCTGGAGCAGGACAGCAAAGATCGCCTGTGGGGCATCATCGCCGACGAACCGGTATTCCGTTCCATTTCCCGTACACCGGGTGAGGAATTGAAGAACAAGGATGTGACCGGGACTGTCTTCCGCCTGAAATTAGTAGGGACGTTCATCTTGACGGACGATCACTACATCGGATTCATTCACCCATCCGAGCGGGAAATCGAACCGCGCTTGGGCGAAGTCGTCAGCGGTCGGGTCATCGGCATCAGTCAACACGGCATGCTGAATCTGTCCTTGAAGCCGCGAGCGCACGAAGCAATCAGTGAAGACGCAGCCATGATTTTGGTATTGCTGGAGCAGAGCCCTACGCACAGTTTGCCATACTGGGACAAGAGCGATCCTGAAGCGATCAGAGAATACTTCGGCATCAGCAAAGCACAATTCAAACGGGCTTTGGGCCATCTGTTGAAGGCCAGACTGATCATCCAAGAAGATGGACACACAAAATTAATCAAAAAGGATTAG
- the deoB gene encoding phosphopentomutase, translating into MKFNRIHLIVLDSVGIGEAPDADKFGDVGSDTLGHIAEFAGLKIPNLEKLGLGNIRELSGVKPDSASLGYYTKLEEQSVGKDTMTGHWEIMGLNIQSPFRVFPEGFPQELIQKIENHTGRKIIGNKPASGTEILDEFGEHQMKTGDLIVYTSADPVLQIAAHEDIIPLEELYAICEYVREITLEDPYMIGRIIARPYIGTPGHFTRTSNRHDYALNPFGQTTLDYLKEAGYDVIAVGKINDIYNGQGITEYVRTKSNMDGVDQLLTVMEKDFRGLSFLNLVDFDALFGHRRDVKGYAKAIEDFDARIPEILAALEDEDLLLITADHGNDPTFPGTDHTREYVPLLAYSKKMAGRGKIDQGKFADIGATVSDNFRVAATKNGRSFLDELD; encoded by the coding sequence ATGAAATTTAATCGCATCCATTTGATCGTGTTGGATTCAGTCGGCATAGGCGAAGCACCAGATGCCGACAAGTTCGGCGATGTCGGGTCGGATACGCTTGGACACATCGCGGAATTCGCCGGGCTGAAAATTCCTAATCTGGAAAAATTGGGGTTGGGAAACATACGCGAACTGAGCGGCGTAAAGCCCGACAGCGCGTCCCTTGGCTACTACACAAAACTAGAGGAACAATCCGTCGGTAAAGATACGATGACAGGCCATTGGGAAATCATGGGGCTGAACATCCAGTCACCATTCCGCGTATTTCCTGAGGGTTTCCCGCAAGAATTGATCCAGAAAATCGAAAACCACACAGGCCGGAAAATCATCGGGAACAAACCGGCCAGCGGGACGGAAATCCTGGATGAGTTCGGTGAACACCAAATGAAGACCGGTGACCTGATCGTCTACACCTCGGCGGATCCGGTGCTGCAGATTGCCGCGCACGAAGACATCATTCCGCTCGAGGAACTGTACGCGATCTGCGAATATGTCAGAGAGATCACATTGGAGGATCCCTACATGATCGGGCGGATCATCGCCAGACCGTATATCGGAACTCCGGGCCATTTTACCCGCACAAGCAACCGGCACGATTACGCCTTGAATCCGTTCGGGCAAACGACGTTGGACTATTTGAAGGAAGCAGGCTATGATGTCATCGCAGTCGGCAAGATCAATGACATCTACAACGGCCAAGGCATCACGGAATATGTGCGCACGAAAAGCAATATGGACGGCGTCGATCAGTTGCTGACCGTCATGGAAAAAGATTTTCGGGGCCTAAGTTTCCTGAATTTGGTCGACTTCGATGCCCTGTTCGGACACCGCAGGGATGTGAAAGGATACGCCAAGGCAATCGAAGACTTTGATGCGCGTATTCCTGAAATATTGGCTGCTTTGGAGGATGAGGATTTGCTGTTGATCACCGCAGATCACGGGAATGATCCAACGTTCCCGGGGACAGATCATACGCGCGAATATGTTCCGTTATTGGCCTATTCGAAAAAAATGGCAGGCCGCGGCAAGATCGATCAAGGCAAGTTTGCGGACATCGGCGCGACCGTATCCGATAATTTTCGGGTGGCTGCCACTAAAAACGGACGCAGCTTTTTGGATGAATTGGACTAG
- a CDS encoding GNAT family N-acetyltransferase: MFISYNQSCEKIAMGLLSYVTDLKNVARLKPEMESYIENVDRKLFLWKDEETDNIVALIGVEIDEAMVLVRHIAVSPSFRKEGIVHQLLDGLQQHYPTSTINGTLETAPFIARWNQKQLNQSDGETSGSL; encoded by the coding sequence GTGTTCATTTCTTATAATCAATCATGTGAAAAAATAGCTATGGGACTGCTTTCTTATGTGACAGATCTGAAAAATGTAGCGAGGCTGAAGCCGGAAATGGAAAGCTACATCGAAAATGTCGATAGGAAACTATTCTTGTGGAAAGATGAAGAGACAGATAACATCGTTGCTTTGATAGGTGTGGAAATAGATGAAGCGATGGTGCTGGTTCGTCATATCGCTGTCTCGCCTTCCTTCCGGAAGGAAGGCATTGTCCATCAGTTACTGGACGGCTTGCAGCAACACTATCCCACAAGCACAATCAACGGGACGCTGGAAACCGCGCCGTTCATTGCCAGATGGAACCAGAAGCAACTGAACCAAAGCGACGGGGAAACGAGTGGGTCATTGTGA
- a CDS encoding pseudouridine synthase — MERLQKVIAHAGIASRRKAEELITSGAVSVNGIKVTELGVKVSKNDRVEVNGLPIYREQPVYYLFYKPKNTLSSVKDDKDRTVVTDFFNVKERIYPIGRLDYDTTGLLLLTNDGEFANLLTHPKYHIDKTYVAKVGCIPTRSDLNKLENGIVIDGKKTAKARAKLISANSQKNTAIIELTIHEGWNHQVKKMFEKIGCPVEKLKRESFGFLTLGDLKPGQHRELKAFEIEKLKNMALANEKASKR, encoded by the coding sequence ATGGAAAGATTACAGAAAGTCATTGCACATGCAGGAATAGCTTCACGGCGGAAAGCCGAAGAACTGATCACTTCTGGTGCAGTCAGCGTAAACGGAATCAAGGTAACGGAATTAGGAGTCAAAGTTTCAAAAAATGACAGAGTGGAAGTGAATGGCTTACCGATCTATCGCGAACAGCCGGTCTACTACTTGTTCTACAAGCCAAAGAACACCCTCTCATCTGTGAAAGATGATAAAGACCGGACTGTCGTCACTGATTTCTTCAATGTGAAAGAGCGGATCTATCCGATCGGCAGATTGGACTATGATACGACCGGACTGCTTCTTTTGACCAATGACGGTGAGTTTGCGAACTTGTTGACCCATCCAAAATATCACATCGACAAAACGTATGTCGCTAAGGTCGGTTGCATCCCTACGCGCTCCGATCTGAACAAATTGGAGAACGGAATCGTTATCGACGGCAAAAAAACAGCGAAAGCGCGCGCTAAGTTGATTTCTGCCAATTCCCAAAAAAATACAGCAATCATTGAATTGACCATCCATGAAGGCTGGAACCATCAAGTCAAAAAAATGTTCGAAAAAATTGGTTGTCCTGTCGAAAAACTGAAAAGGGAATCGTTCGGGTTCCTTACGCTCGGCGATCTGAAACCGGGGCAACACCGAGAGCTGAAGGCGTTTGAAATCGAGAAGCTGAAGAACATGGCTCTTGCGAACGAAAAGGCATCAAAAAGGTAG
- a CDS encoding segregation/condensation protein A translates to MSEQNELTLILPDFEGPLDLLLHLIKELKVDIFDIPIAEVTFQYLRYLDTMQEMKLDVAGDYLLMAATLLEIKSRMLLPKKEVTFEEEFYEEGEDPRESLIQQLVEYKQFQEAAKALKTMEQERGLYFTKPATDLEELQQAIPLAPGEVSAADLIAALQKMYQKLQKKKPLQARMEQEQYTVDQTMTWIMEKLENLPNDSDPRLPFTAFFEVQTKSQIVNTFLAMLELVKERKINFFQKATYGDIFLIRNMGVLANE, encoded by the coding sequence GTGAGCGAACAAAATGAACTCACCCTCATATTGCCGGATTTTGAGGGGCCGTTGGATCTCCTCCTGCACTTGATCAAAGAGCTGAAAGTCGATATTTTCGATATTCCGATCGCGGAAGTGACTTTTCAATATCTGCGTTACCTGGACACGATGCAGGAAATGAAATTGGATGTTGCCGGCGATTATTTGCTGATGGCTGCGACGCTGTTGGAAATAAAGAGCCGCATGTTGCTTCCAAAAAAAGAAGTGACCTTCGAAGAGGAATTTTATGAAGAGGGTGAGGATCCAAGGGAAAGCTTGATCCAGCAGCTGGTGGAATACAAGCAATTCCAAGAAGCCGCCAAGGCATTGAAAACCATGGAACAGGAGCGCGGATTGTATTTCACCAAGCCGGCAACGGATTTGGAGGAGCTTCAACAAGCGATCCCGCTGGCTCCAGGTGAAGTTTCTGCGGCAGATCTGATTGCTGCCCTTCAGAAGATGTACCAGAAACTGCAGAAAAAGAAGCCGCTTCAGGCCAGAATGGAACAGGAACAATATACGGTGGATCAGACGATGACATGGATCATGGAGAAGTTGGAGAACCTGCCGAATGACTCTGACCCCCGGCTTCCTTTTACGGCTTTTTTTGAAGTGCAGACCAAATCGCAGATAGTGAATACGTTTTTGGCGATGCTGGAATTGGTCAAAGAAAGAAAAATCAATTTTTTTCAAAAGGCTACATACGGAGATATTTTTTTAATACGCAATATGGGAGTTTTAGCAAATGAATAA
- the xerD gene encoding site-specific tyrosine recombinase XerD has product MEEEINAYGRYLRIERGLSDNTIISYQRDLRKYSLFLEKNEIHTFGDVTKPDVLLYLQYLNEEKLATASIGRMITSLRKFHQYLKQEGLIANDPMVTIQMPKKQQKLPKVLSMDEIERLMAAPDVKTVLGLRDRAILELLYATGLRVSELIHITMSEIHLDIGFIQTIGKGDKERIVPLGEEAAYWISEYLSDSRPALAHGRKETPFLFLNFHGNGFSRQGIWKNLKQTVRTAGIQKNVSPHMLRHSFATHILENGADLRIVQELLGHADISTTQIYTHITTERMAEIYQKYHPRA; this is encoded by the coding sequence ATGGAAGAAGAAATCAATGCATACGGGCGTTATTTGAGGATTGAGAGAGGGTTGTCGGATAACACAATCATCAGTTACCAAAGGGATCTCAGAAAATACAGCCTTTTTTTGGAAAAGAATGAAATTCATACATTCGGGGATGTCACCAAACCGGATGTCCTTTTATATCTTCAATATTTGAATGAGGAAAAACTAGCGACAGCCTCGATCGGAAGGATGATCACCAGCCTCCGGAAATTCCATCAATACCTAAAGCAAGAAGGGTTGATCGCGAATGATCCGATGGTCACCATCCAGATGCCGAAAAAGCAGCAAAAGTTGCCGAAAGTGCTGTCGATGGACGAAATTGAACGCTTGATGGCTGCACCGGATGTCAAAACCGTCCTTGGTTTGCGGGACCGCGCCATATTGGAACTACTATATGCAACTGGCCTCCGCGTCAGTGAACTCATCCACATTACGATGAGCGAAATCCATCTGGATATCGGGTTCATCCAAACGATCGGGAAAGGCGATAAAGAAAGAATCGTGCCGTTGGGGGAGGAAGCAGCCTACTGGATTTCGGAATACCTGTCGGACAGCCGGCCGGCTTTGGCGCATGGTAGGAAAGAGACCCCTTTCCTTTTCTTGAATTTCCATGGCAATGGGTTCAGCCGTCAAGGAATCTGGAAAAATCTGAAACAAACCGTGAGAACTGCCGGCATCCAAAAAAATGTATCGCCGCATATGCTGCGCCATTCCTTTGCGACGCATATTCTGGAAAACGGAGCGGATCTACGGATCGTTCAGGAATTGTTGGGGCATGCTGATATTTCCACAACCCAAATTTATACGCACATCACGACAGAAAGAATGGCAGAAATCTATCAAAAATATCATCCTCGTGCTTGA
- the scpB gene encoding SMC-Scp complex subunit ScpB, giving the protein MNKKGALESLLFVAGDDGLSMDEITSLLEITTLEAQNLLAEMRTSHNDNIHSGLTLLETRKRYQLATKREYAELIKMYAVSPFATHLSQAALETLAIIAYKQPLTRMEIDQIRGVQSAGLVQRLLLRGLIKEIGRSETPGRPIIYGTTDYFMNYFGLTTIDDLPDVEELFQMQDNESFDLFDFPADEDTDHQLAFFKTDSIMPE; this is encoded by the coding sequence ATGAATAAAAAAGGGGCACTGGAAAGTCTGCTGTTTGTGGCAGGGGATGATGGCTTGAGCATGGATGAGATCACCTCTTTATTGGAGATCACCACCTTGGAAGCGCAAAATTTGTTGGCCGAAATGCGGACGAGTCATAATGACAACATCCACTCCGGTTTGACGCTTTTGGAAACCCGCAAAAGATACCAACTCGCCACAAAAAGAGAGTATGCAGAACTCATCAAAATGTACGCTGTTTCGCCATTCGCGACCCACTTATCGCAAGCAGCCCTGGAGACGCTGGCGATCATCGCATACAAGCAACCGTTGACGCGGATGGAAATCGATCAGATTCGCGGTGTGCAGTCAGCAGGGTTGGTCCAAAGGCTGTTGCTGAGAGGGTTGATAAAGGAAATCGGACGTTCCGAAACACCAGGAAGACCGATCATTTACGGCACAACCGATTACTTCATGAATTATTTCGGATTGACCACCATTGATGATCTTCCCGATGTGGAGGAATTATTCCAGATGCAGGATAATGAATCCTTCGACCTTTTTGATTTTCCTGCGGACGAAGATACAGATCACCAACTTGCTTTTTTTAAGACAGATTCCATCATGCCGGAATAA